From a region of the Streptomyces sp. NBC_01454 genome:
- a CDS encoding SpoIIE family protein phosphatase yields MAGRYGRPRSVLRMRTVAGQVFLLQVAIVVLLVAAAIAALVLQSRADGDREARNRSVAVAEAFANAPGIEAALRSADPTAVLQPRTEAARKSSEVDFIVVMNTQGIRYTHPIPNRIGKKFVGTIKPALAGGVVTERITGTIGPLVQAVVPVFGRNGKVIGLVSAGITVNRVSGVVDNQFPLLFGAAAGVLLVATGGTALVSRRLRRQTHGLGPAEMTRMYEHHDAVLHAVREGVIIVGGDGCLLLANDEARRLLDLPPEVEGRPVTELGLDPATAHLLASGRVVTDEVHPVGDRLLAVNQRSTDQAGGPPGSVTTLRDTTELRALTGRADVARGRLKLLYDAGTEIGTTLDVVRTCEELAEFGASRFADIVTVDLAEDVLIGEEPTVPSSAVVEMRRTALSGAPPESGLYPVGRLIRFEPATTLGASLLSGQAALEADLAAFTGWHLQSPDRARKIVQHGIHSRIAVPLRARGVILGVAIFWRSNVPEPFEDEDLSVAEELVARAAVSIDNARRYTREHTMAVTLQRSLLPRALPEQNAVEAAYRYLPAQAGRGGLGGVGGDWFDIIPLPGARVALVVGDVVGHGLHAAATMGRLRTAVHNFANLDLPPDEILWHLDELVTRIDQDEGAEGSVTGATCLYAIYDPASGNCTMARAGHVQPLLLRPDGTAEIADVPGGPPLGLGGLPFETWHQQLPEASRLVLFTDGLVEDRNRDLDEGMALLSRTLADHPARTPEETCEAALSALLPERPSDDIALLVARTQVLDTAHVAEWEVPPDPSAVAHIRATAVRKLIEWGLADAAFTAELILSELVTNSIRYAAGPIGVRLIRDTALICEVSDRSSTSPHLRQAATTDEGGRGLFLVAQLAERWGTRYTTGGKVIWTEQALTGVDLLALDVDLDDP; encoded by the coding sequence ATGGCCGGACGCTACGGCCGCCCGCGTTCGGTTCTCAGGATGCGAACTGTCGCAGGTCAGGTCTTTCTCCTGCAGGTGGCGATCGTGGTGTTGCTCGTCGCCGCCGCCATCGCGGCCCTCGTGCTGCAATCCAGGGCCGACGGAGACCGTGAGGCCCGCAACCGGTCGGTCGCGGTCGCCGAGGCCTTCGCGAATGCGCCGGGCATCGAAGCCGCCCTGCGGAGCGCCGATCCCACCGCGGTACTGCAGCCGCGGACGGAAGCCGCGCGCAAAAGCTCCGAGGTCGACTTCATCGTCGTGATGAACACGCAGGGCATCCGCTACACCCACCCCATCCCCAACCGCATCGGCAAGAAGTTCGTCGGCACGATCAAACCGGCGCTGGCCGGCGGGGTGGTCACCGAGCGGATCACCGGCACCATCGGGCCCCTGGTGCAGGCCGTGGTGCCGGTCTTCGGCCGCAACGGCAAGGTCATCGGGCTGGTCTCGGCCGGTATCACCGTCAATCGCGTCAGCGGCGTCGTCGACAACCAGTTCCCGCTGCTGTTCGGCGCCGCGGCCGGAGTCCTCCTCGTGGCCACCGGCGGCACCGCACTGGTCAGCAGGCGCCTGCGGCGGCAGACCCACGGCCTCGGCCCGGCCGAGATGACCCGGATGTACGAACACCACGACGCGGTGCTGCACGCCGTACGCGAGGGCGTGATCATCGTCGGCGGTGACGGCTGTCTGCTGCTCGCCAACGACGAGGCGCGCCGGCTGCTCGACCTGCCGCCCGAGGTCGAGGGGCGGCCGGTCACCGAGCTCGGACTCGACCCCGCCACCGCCCATCTGCTGGCCTCCGGCCGGGTCGTCACCGACGAGGTCCACCCGGTCGGCGACCGGCTGCTGGCCGTCAACCAGCGCTCGACGGACCAGGCGGGGGGACCGCCGGGCAGCGTCACGACGCTGCGGGACACCACCGAGCTGCGGGCGCTCACCGGCCGGGCCGATGTGGCCCGAGGCCGCCTCAAGCTGCTCTACGACGCCGGTACGGAGATCGGCACCACCCTCGACGTGGTGCGCACCTGTGAGGAGCTCGCGGAGTTCGGCGCCAGCCGCTTCGCCGACATCGTCACCGTCGATCTGGCCGAGGACGTGCTGATCGGTGAGGAACCGACCGTGCCCTCCAGCGCGGTCGTGGAGATGCGGCGGACGGCGCTCAGCGGCGCGCCGCCCGAGAGCGGCCTCTACCCCGTCGGCCGGCTGATCCGCTTCGAGCCGGCCACCACCCTCGGCGCCAGTCTGCTGAGCGGGCAGGCGGCCCTGGAGGCGGATCTGGCGGCGTTCACCGGCTGGCATCTGCAGAGCCCCGACCGGGCCAGAAAGATAGTCCAGCACGGCATCCACTCCAGGATCGCGGTGCCGTTGCGGGCCCGTGGCGTCATCCTGGGCGTGGCCATCTTCTGGCGCTCCAACGTCCCCGAGCCGTTCGAGGACGAGGACCTGTCCGTCGCCGAGGAACTGGTCGCCCGCGCCGCGGTGAGCATCGACAACGCCCGCCGCTACACCCGCGAGCACACCATGGCCGTCACCCTGCAGCGCAGCCTCCTGCCGCGTGCCCTGCCGGAGCAGAACGCCGTCGAGGCGGCCTACCGCTATCTGCCCGCCCAGGCGGGGCGCGGCGGACTCGGCGGCGTCGGCGGCGACTGGTTCGACATCATTCCGCTGCCCGGCGCCCGGGTGGCGCTGGTCGTGGGGGACGTCGTGGGGCACGGGCTGCACGCCGCCGCCACGATGGGACGGCTGCGCACCGCGGTCCACAACTTCGCCAATCTGGACCTGCCGCCCGACGAAATCCTCTGGCACCTCGACGAACTCGTCACCCGCATCGACCAGGACGAGGGCGCCGAGGGTTCGGTCACCGGCGCCACCTGCCTCTACGCCATCTACGACCCGGCGTCCGGGAACTGCACCATGGCGCGCGCCGGGCACGTCCAGCCCCTGCTGCTGCGGCCGGACGGCACCGCCGAGATCGCCGATGTGCCCGGCGGTCCGCCCCTCGGGCTCGGCGGGCTGCCGTTCGAGACCTGGCACCAGCAGCTGCCCGAGGCGAGCCGACTGGTGCTGTTCACCGACGGGCTCGTCGAGGACCGCAACCGCGACCTCGACGAGGGCATGGCGCTGCTGAGCCGTACGCTGGCCGACCACCCGGCGCGGACGCCGGAGGAGACCTGTGAGGCCGCGCTGAGCGCGCTGCTGCCGGAGCGCCCCAGCGACGACATCGCCCTGCTCGTCGCCCGCACCCAGGTGCTGGACACCGCGCACGTCGCCGAGTGGGAGGTGCCGCCGGACCCCTCGGCCGTGGCCCACATACGCGCCACGGCGGTCCGCAAGCTGATCGAATGGGGCCTGGCGGACGCGGCGTTCACCGCCGAGCTGATCCTCAGCGAGCTGGTCACCAACTCCATCCGGTACGCGGCCGGTCCCATCGGCGTGCGGCTGATCCGCGACACCGCCCTGATCTGCGAGGTCTCCGACCGCAGCAGTACCTCGCCGCATCTGCGGCAGGCCGCCACCACCGACGAGGGCGGCCGCGGACTCTTCCTCGTCGCCCAATTGGCCGAGCGCTGGGGAACCCGCTACACCACCGGCGGCAAGGTGATCTGGACGGAGCAGGCGCTCACCGGCGTCGATCTGCTCGCGCTGGACGTCGACCTCGACGATCCTTGA
- a CDS encoding APC family permease, whose protein sequence is MPYTPVASAAPERDTRAATEGDAATSPKLTRSIGVVGGTLLTLSCLTPASSLFVIVPDSFATLGTGTALTIAIAALLCVGVAFTYSELGTLIPSSGGEYAMVGTLMGRLAGWLVFILSLIVVMIVPPIIALGTADYLAPIVHLDPQWTAAAVMLLATAMGLLDLRANAWITGIFLVLEVVACAVVAFLGFTHTQRPASVLVHPVLDAGNGHSAAVTGGLIVAGLATALFILQGFSTAVYLAEEMDNPRRNVSRTVLWTLAIGAAVVLIPVIAITLGAPDLKTLGAGDVAGMVRDWSNSGVGTFVSLCIALAIINAAIVMVIQNSRVVFSSARDAAWPTPVNRIFSHVGRRFGSPWAATLAVGVPGAALCFVNLDTLSEVTGVAVAAMYVFVALGALVSRRGEHKHRLAWRMPLWPAIPALLIVVLAWVLYQQSTESLVITGAIVLAAAGYWVIYLRPRQETHWVISVPEDEQAPAMTASAPLSE, encoded by the coding sequence ATGCCCTACACGCCTGTTGCCTCCGCAGCGCCTGAGCGGGACACCCGCGCGGCGACGGAGGGGGACGCCGCGACCAGCCCCAAACTCACCCGGTCGATCGGTGTGGTCGGCGGCACCCTGCTCACGCTGTCCTGTCTGACCCCGGCGTCCTCGCTCTTCGTGATCGTTCCGGACTCCTTCGCCACCCTGGGCACGGGCACCGCACTGACCATCGCCATCGCGGCGCTGCTGTGTGTCGGCGTGGCCTTCACCTACTCGGAACTCGGCACGCTGATACCGAGCTCCGGCGGCGAATACGCCATGGTCGGCACGCTCATGGGCCGTCTCGCCGGCTGGCTGGTTTTCATACTCTCGCTGATCGTCGTCATGATCGTGCCGCCCATCATCGCGCTGGGCACCGCCGACTATCTGGCCCCGATCGTGCATCTGGATCCGCAGTGGACCGCCGCCGCGGTGATGCTGCTGGCCACCGCCATGGGGCTGCTCGATCTGCGCGCCAACGCCTGGATCACCGGCATCTTCCTGGTGCTGGAGGTCGTGGCCTGCGCGGTCGTCGCCTTCCTCGGCTTCACCCACACCCAGCGGCCCGCGTCCGTCCTCGTCCACCCCGTCCTCGATGCCGGGAACGGGCACAGCGCCGCGGTCACCGGGGGCCTCATCGTGGCCGGACTGGCCACCGCGCTCTTCATCCTGCAGGGCTTCTCCACCGCCGTGTACCTGGCCGAGGAGATGGACAACCCCCGCCGCAACGTCTCGCGCACCGTGCTGTGGACCCTCGCCATCGGCGCGGCCGTCGTCCTGATCCCGGTCATCGCCATCACCCTGGGCGCCCCCGACCTGAAGACCCTCGGCGCCGGTGACGTCGCCGGCATGGTGCGGGACTGGAGCAACTCGGGCGTCGGTACCTTCGTCAGCCTCTGTATCGCCCTGGCGATCATCAACGCGGCGATCGTGATGGTGATCCAGAACTCCCGGGTGGTCTTCTCCTCGGCGCGCGACGCCGCCTGGCCGACCCCCGTCAACCGCATCTTCTCGCACGTCGGCCGGCGCTTCGGCTCCCCCTGGGCGGCGACCCTCGCGGTCGGCGTGCCCGGTGCGGCCCTGTGCTTCGTCAACCTCGACACCCTCAGCGAGGTCACCGGAGTGGCCGTCGCCGCGATGTACGTCTTCGTCGCCCTGGGCGCCCTGGTCTCGCGCCGCGGCGAGCACAAGCACCGGCTGGCCTGGCGGATGCCGCTGTGGCCGGCGATCCCGGCGCTGCTGATCGTGGTGCTGGCGTGGGTGCTCTACCAGCAGAGCACCGAGAGCCTGGTCATCACCGGCGCGATCGTGCTGGCCGCCGCCGGGTACTGGGTGATCTACCTGCGCCCCCGCCAGGAGACGCACTGGGTGATCTCGGTGCCCGAGGACGAGCAGGCCCCCGCCATGACGGCGTCCGCCCCGCTGTCCGAATAG
- a CDS encoding SpoIIE family protein phosphatase, which produces MGATDAFPEGAARVGAAPGQPGGLLDVLGVAAVMLDADGRITLWSPQAEALFGWSAQEALGRTAAQLLVGPEHFDLVLNLFTEVMAGGESWAGVFPVQHKDGSTRLVEFRNMRLLDERGESYALGIATDQAVLRRVERDLALSVRLVAQSPIGLAVLDTSLRFVMVNPALERINELPADQHIGHEVREALSFLDTDTIVAGMREVLDTGTPMLDQFTLVRTASDPHADKAWSVSYYRLEDAHGRVLGLATSVVDVTEQHRAAIEAARARRRLAVIADASATVGTTLDVDQTAHELADVIVPELADMAAVDVLDAVLDGRRPTSLSRGGPARFRALAVSTAYSTEAVSAADPTGQIASYETDRLITRCVTEARPVLVSQVDEEDLPHIAADLRGAALLKKAGLHSYLAVPLIARGEVLGALSLYRVRNPEPFDEDDAVLAVELAARAAVCIDNARSYQSERRTALTLQRHLMNHRPPQPTAMEIAYRYQPAQAASEVGGDWFDAIPVAGDKTALVVGDVMGSGINAAATMGQLRTTARALADLDLDPDEVLRHLDHIAVGLDPAFATCLYAVYDPHRTECRVAVAGHLPPIVVRPDRPPELLDLPTGAPLGVGGVPFEQTTVPLRDGDQLVLYTDGLIETRDQPIDARLDTLLELLAEPEQDLEVLCDRLLAALRDEHDHDDVALLIARVHAHKG; this is translated from the coding sequence ATGGGTGCGACCGACGCGTTCCCCGAGGGTGCGGCCCGGGTAGGGGCCGCACCGGGGCAGCCTGGCGGCCTGCTGGACGTGCTCGGCGTGGCCGCCGTGATGCTGGACGCGGACGGACGGATCACCCTGTGGAGCCCGCAGGCCGAGGCGCTGTTCGGCTGGAGCGCGCAGGAAGCGCTCGGCCGGACCGCCGCGCAGCTGCTGGTGGGACCGGAGCACTTCGATCTGGTGCTGAACCTGTTCACCGAGGTCATGGCGGGCGGCGAGAGCTGGGCAGGGGTCTTCCCGGTCCAGCACAAGGACGGCAGCACCCGGCTCGTCGAATTCCGCAACATGCGGCTGCTGGACGAGCGCGGCGAGTCCTACGCCCTGGGCATCGCCACCGACCAGGCCGTGCTGCGGCGGGTGGAGCGCGATCTGGCGCTGTCCGTCCGCCTGGTGGCCCAGTCGCCGATCGGCCTGGCGGTCCTCGACACCTCGCTGCGCTTCGTCATGGTCAACCCCGCACTGGAGCGCATCAACGAGCTGCCGGCCGACCAGCACATCGGCCACGAGGTCCGCGAGGCCCTCTCCTTCCTGGACACCGACACCATCGTGGCCGGCATGCGCGAGGTCCTCGACACCGGTACGCCGATGCTCGACCAGTTCACCCTCGTGCGCACCGCCTCCGACCCCCATGCCGACAAGGCCTGGTCGGTGTCGTACTACCGGCTGGAGGACGCCCACGGCCGGGTGCTGGGGCTGGCCACCTCGGTCGTGGACGTCACCGAGCAGCACCGGGCCGCCATCGAGGCGGCCCGCGCCCGCAGGCGGCTGGCCGTCATCGCCGACGCCTCCGCCACCGTCGGCACCACCCTCGACGTCGACCAGACCGCACACGAACTGGCCGACGTCATCGTCCCCGAACTGGCGGACATGGCAGCCGTCGACGTCCTCGACGCCGTCCTGGACGGCCGCCGGCCGACCTCGCTCTCCCGCGGCGGCCCGGCCCGCTTCCGGGCGCTCGCCGTCTCCACGGCCTACTCCACCGAGGCCGTCAGCGCCGCCGATCCCACCGGCCAGATCGCCTCCTACGAGACCGACCGGCTGATCACCCGGTGTGTGACCGAGGCGCGCCCGGTGCTCGTCTCCCAGGTGGACGAGGAAGATCTGCCGCACATCGCCGCGGACCTGCGAGGGGCCGCCCTTCTGAAGAAGGCGGGGCTGCACTCCTATCTGGCCGTCCCGCTGATCGCCCGGGGTGAGGTCCTCGGCGCGTTGTCGCTCTACCGCGTGCGCAATCCGGAGCCGTTCGACGAGGACGACGCGGTGCTCGCCGTGGAACTGGCCGCCCGGGCGGCGGTCTGCATCGACAACGCGCGTTCCTATCAGAGCGAACGCCGCACCGCGCTCACCCTCCAGCGCCATCTGATGAACCACCGGCCCCCGCAGCCCACGGCCATGGAGATCGCCTACCGCTATCAGCCCGCCCAGGCGGCCAGCGAGGTCGGCGGCGACTGGTTCGACGCGATACCCGTGGCCGGGGACAAGACCGCGCTGGTCGTCGGCGACGTCATGGGAAGCGGCATCAACGCCGCCGCCACCATGGGTCAGCTGCGCACCACCGCCCGCGCCCTGGCCGACCTCGACCTCGACCCGGACGAGGTGCTGCGCCATCTCGACCACATCGCCGTCGGCCTCGACCCGGCATTCGCCACCTGCCTGTACGCCGTGTACGACCCGCACCGCACCGAGTGCCGGGTCGCCGTCGCCGGGCATCTGCCACCGATCGTGGTGCGGCCGGACCGGCCGCCCGAGCTGCTGGACCTGCCCACCGGCGCGCCGCTCGGCGTCGGTGGCGTCCCCTTCGAGCAGACCACGGTCCCGCTGCGCGACGGTGATCAGCTGGTGCTCTACACCGACGGGCTGATCGAAACCCGCGACCAGCCGATAGACGCCCGTCTGGACACCCTGCTGGAACTGCTGGCGGAGCCCGAGCAGGATCTGGAGGTGCTCTGCGACCGCCTGCTGGCCGCCCTGCGCGACGAGCACGATCACGACGACGTGGCGCTGCTGATCGCCCGCGTGCACGCGCACAAGGGATGA
- a CDS encoding AMP-binding protein — protein MPSTAPTFRTYVEENLDVLSADPAREALVHQGRRVTAGEFRTLVHRLARALRARGVDRGTTVTLLSGNLPETLAARYAANLLGARVNFLYNKLSAESQAAIVRDVETRALIVDPRLADRAAEVTALAPVPDVLVLGPAKTGADLLELAAGESDEPFASRARPDDVCTIRHTGGTTGHPKGICTTFTQARWFHGALRLEAEHERRQLVCTTLAHAAGVMADSTLHAGGTVVLLDDFDPATALATIERERITDLFLLPPLLYQLMDHPDAQHTDTSSLRLVTYGGCQASPARIADAVRMFGPVLVQGYGQNEAGGISTLAQEDHDPERPDRLRSAGKVLPGVEVAIRDEAGRDLPAGEHGEVCVRSDMIMKGYWKQPELTAEVLRDGWLHTGDIGFLDAEGYLTIVDRIKDMIVVVGGHVYTTELEDLLNSHPQVLQSAVFGVRDADRMERVHAAVVRAPGGTVDAAQLGAMVRTERGAMYEPARLTFVEALPLTDAGKPDKKELRRQAEQEAGTAG, from the coding sequence ATGCCCAGCACCGCCCCGACATTCCGCACCTACGTGGAGGAGAACCTCGATGTCCTTAGTGCCGACCCGGCGCGCGAGGCCCTGGTCCACCAGGGCCGCCGCGTCACCGCGGGTGAGTTCCGCACGCTCGTCCACCGCCTGGCCCGCGCCCTGCGCGCCCGCGGCGTCGACCGCGGCACCACCGTCACCCTGCTGAGCGGCAACCTCCCGGAGACCCTCGCCGCCCGTTACGCGGCCAATCTGCTCGGCGCCCGGGTCAACTTCCTCTACAACAAGCTGTCCGCCGAGTCCCAGGCCGCCATCGTCCGCGATGTCGAGACCCGTGCCCTGATCGTCGACCCGCGGCTGGCCGACCGGGCCGCCGAGGTCACCGCGCTGGCACCGGTGCCGGACGTCCTCGTGCTCGGCCCGGCCAAGACGGGCGCGGATCTGCTGGAGCTGGCGGCCGGCGAGTCCGACGAGCCGTTCGCGAGCCGGGCCCGGCCCGATGATGTGTGCACCATCCGCCACACCGGCGGCACCACCGGCCACCCCAAGGGCATCTGCACGACCTTCACGCAGGCCCGCTGGTTTCACGGAGCGCTCCGGCTGGAGGCGGAGCACGAGCGCCGGCAGCTGGTCTGCACGACCCTCGCGCACGCGGCGGGTGTGATGGCCGACAGCACCCTGCACGCGGGCGGCACGGTCGTCCTGCTCGACGACTTCGACCCCGCGACCGCGCTCGCCACCATCGAACGCGAGCGCATCACCGACCTCTTCCTGCTGCCGCCGCTGCTCTACCAGCTGATGGACCACCCGGACGCGCAGCACACCGACACCTCCAGCCTGCGACTGGTGACGTACGGCGGCTGCCAGGCGTCCCCGGCGCGGATAGCCGACGCGGTACGGATGTTCGGCCCGGTGCTGGTGCAGGGTTACGGGCAGAACGAGGCCGGCGGCATCAGCACGCTCGCCCAGGAAGACCACGACCCCGAGCGCCCCGACCGGCTGCGGTCCGCGGGCAAGGTCCTGCCGGGCGTCGAGGTGGCGATCCGCGACGAGGCGGGCCGCGACCTGCCGGCCGGTGAGCACGGCGAGGTCTGTGTGCGCTCCGACATGATCATGAAGGGGTACTGGAAGCAGCCCGAGCTGACCGCCGAGGTGCTGCGGGACGGCTGGCTGCACACCGGGGACATCGGATTCCTCGACGCGGAGGGGTACCTGACCATCGTCGACCGGATCAAGGACATGATCGTCGTGGTCGGCGGCCATGTGTACACCACGGAGCTGGAGGACCTGCTGAACTCGCACCCGCAGGTACTCCAGAGCGCCGTGTTCGGCGTCCGGGACGCCGACCGCATGGAGCGGGTGCACGCCGCCGTCGTACGGGCGCCGGGCGGCACCGTCGACGCCGCGCAGCTGGGCGCGATGGTGCGGACGGAGCGCGGCGCGATGTACGAGCCCGCACGGCTCACGTTCGTCGAGGCGCTGCCGCTGACCGACGCCGGCAAGCCGGACAAGAAGGAACTGCGCCGGCAGGCCGAGCAGGAGGCCGGCACCGCCGGATGA